Below is a genomic region from Telmatobacter sp. DSM 110680.
GAATTTCTATTTCAACGTCGACTCAATCAATGCAGCCGCTAAGCGTGTTGAATCCGGCGGGGGAAAGATCCTGAACGGACCGATGCAGGTACCCGGTGGAGGGTGGATCATCAACGGCCAGGATCCTCAGGGAGCTATGTTCTCGCTCGTCAGCAACAAGGAATAGCGGCTCTGCTTTGGCGATCCGTCGGTATCGTCCGAACGCTCGGAGTTACTTGGCTTTCACTTCAAACGAATCCTTCAACTCCCATTTGGGTGTAGCCGCGTTCGCGTCTGCCAGGCGGTACATTTTTCCGATCAGAGTCTTTCCATGAATCGTGAACTCCACGAAGTGATAGTTGGGGAATTCACTGCCCTGGTATAGGTCTTCAGGCGTTCGCTCTACTTGAACAGGACTAGCTGCTCCTCCGCCGGATACGAGATACGTCACATCACCGCGAGCGAAGCGCTCGCAGTTGTGTATGTGACCGGCGCAGACAATGATTCTGGCCTTGATGGTCGGAGCCAGCGCTTCAAGTTCGTCGCGCAAAACAATCTCATTCGGCCTTGGATTATGGCTCACATTGATGCGCGTCTGCACATCTGCCACAGGTGGATGGTGCATGCTGATCACTACAAATTTCGTGGTCTTCGGAAGGTGCGTCAGTTGTGCATCAAGCCAGTTCAGCTGGTCGCTTCCTTTCGCAAGCGAAGCGTCGCTGTCGAGTGCAATTGTGTAGATACTCTTACCGAGTTCCACTGAATACCACCGTCGATCCTGCAACTCCGGGAAAGCATTCCACCAGTGCTGGAGGGCCTGCTGGGGATCTCCGTGGAACTCATGATTGCCAAGGGCGGGATAGACGCGCAGATGCTCGCTTCTCCATATCGCGCTCTCGGTCTTGAAGACTTCATAATCGTTTACGACGTCCCCGCTGTAGGGAATATCGCCGTTCATGAGGATCGCGTCTGGATGCTCCTCGGCAATCTTCTGAACCATCAACTGACGAACCCTCGGGTTGGTCACTTTGACGTTCGCAGGGTCTGTAAAGCGCTGATCACCGAAGGCGATTACCATGCCGCCGGCTACCAGTTCTTTTTCCTGCACAACGAAACTTGGACCCGGCTTACTGATCAGCGAATTCGTCGGAAGGTCTTCAGGTCGTAATTTGCTACTCTTTTCATCTTGTTCAAGAGCTAGGTTCGATGGCGGCACGATCGAATTCGAAGCCTGCAGGGACTGAGCTGTTGCTTGTAACCCTGCGGCTGACAGAAAGCAGACGCCGCCGGCGATCGTGGCGAACGTCAGCAGACGAGTTCTGATGAAAGTCAATCAATGCCCTCATTTCCGGTTTGGTGCGTGCAATGCGATCAACCTGATTCCTTTGCGAGGAATCTCGGTCGATCGCATTGAGCAAGATTTTATAAGTCGGAACCTTATTCGTGGTGCGAGGTCCAGCGAAGTCCGCCGGCATACGTTGGGTGGTAGTACTCGCGCTGCACAACATATTGCGGGCTGCCATTGTAGAAGCCAAATACCTCGTTGTTCAGGTTCAACCCGTATCCGTAAACTTGAAAGCCCCACGGCAGTTTGTAGCTCGCCTGGGTATCAAACTGAAAATGCGAATAGAGGTAGTTATCGCCCGCTGGACCGGCGACGCCGTTCACTTGCGGATTGGGCGTGGTTTCCTGAGTACCGTTCGGGTTAAGTACGGGATTGCCATTGTCATCGTAGACATAGGCGAGATTTTCGTATTGATATGCGTAGATCATCTTGTCGTCAAAAGTCATGCCTACGCGCATCGAGAATTTTTTGGTATCGAATGTGGGACTGATGTTCCAGCTATTGGGGGCCTGTCGAAGCATTGCCGGGCTGTCAGTTCGCAGTGGATCTACTTCATTGGCCTGCGAGTTTGTGTAGCTGTAGTTAGCGGAAAGTCCTGCTCCTCTGAATGCTCCGGGCAGATACGAGAATCGCTGCTGGAACCCAACCTCTATGCCCTGCACATGCGCGCTGCCGGCATTCGATGGCTCTGAAACCAGAGTTGGTGCGCCGGGGTTGTACTTGTAGTTGGTGGTCAACGTTTGAAGGGTGACGATGGGGTTTGAGATGTCTTTGTAAAAGTATCCCGCCTGAAGCAGACCAGCATTGTTAAACGAGCGTTCGTAGAGAATGTCGTAGTTGTTGGCGTATTCAGCCTTGAGATTCGGGTTTCCGATGCTGACGGTCGCCGGAGTGGTGGTGATGTCTGGTTGGCCAACCGCTGCGGTGACGTCTTGTGGATCGGGGCGCGCGAGTCCTCGGCCATACACAAGACGCAAGTCCGAATCTTTGTCCACGGCGAAGCGTAAAGAAGCGCTGGGAAGTACATCAAGAGAATCTCCGCCGGCTTTGAAGGTAAGCGTCGTAGGAGCAGGGTTGAGGTTGGGGTCGAAGCTTAGCGTATCGAGATGCGTGGCTTCAAATCGAATACCTGTAACAAGGCGAAGACGGCTGCCAAGTTCAATGGTGTTCATTACGTAGCCCGCGGGAATGCGCTCAACGAAATCGTAGTTGTTAGGATTGACTCCGGGACCGCCACTCAGGGTAAAGCCGCCTGCATTGTGATTCACGTAGCTTTCGACCTTGTTGTAGTCCGTGACTGGGCCGTAGTGGTAGGTCTTGTCGTAGTAGTTAGGGTCGGTGAAATCGCTGTCCCATTCAGGATGCGCTGCGACGAGGGTCGTTCCACTTGGCGTGAAGGATTCGTCGTAGGTATCGTCGAATTTGTGAGCACTGCGGATCTTGCCGCCAAACTCGATTGTGCCGAAATGAGTCCCGATGTGATAGAACCTTGCGTACGACGCCGAGGCCTGAAGGTTTACTTGCGCGCTTTTGCCGAAGGTGGGAGGCGCAAATGCTTTCAGCTTGTAATTGTTCGGGTCTTCGGAGTTATCTGCACCGGGACCGAAGCATCCAGAACTCCAGCCCGGACGATTGACGCTTACGCCCGGGACGTTGGTGCAGTCGATATTGGGATCGCCCACCCACGAGTACTTGACGCTACCGCTGCCGCTCAGTGAACGCGAACGGCCTGCGGAGACGCTCCAATTGACGGTGGACGCGTTGAAGACATGCTTCCCTTGCAATGCCAGGCTGCCTACCGCCATATTCGGACGACGCCAATCCTGGCTGTATTGGGGGACATCCCCGTCGTTTAAGGTATAGACCCATTTATTTCCCCAGTTACGGAAAGTGGAAAAGAGTCCCCGTATCGAGATATCTGAGCCTTCTCTCAGCTTGTAGTCGGCGCTTGCGGTCATGCCCCAACGGGTGCGGTAGTAGATGTAGTCGCGCAGATCCATGCTGTCGTAATGGGGGACGGCACTACTTGTGGTGGGACTTGGTTCAATGTCGTTGATGCCGCGCCCATTGAAATCGTATGTGCCGCCGAGGAGGAGACCAAGCTTCTTGTCCGCACCAAAACGTTTGCCGACCGTCCCGCCCATTTGATCGACCGTACGGCCGCCGATGATCGGGGTATATCCGCCTACTCCATAGAACGTAGCAGCGGGAACTTCGCCGGCTGTTTTAGTGACAAGGTTGACGGAGCCGCCGATTCCATCTGCATCGATATTGGCCTGGAGGGTCTTATTAATTTCGACTGAGTCCACGAGATCTGAAGCGATGGTATCGAGCTTGATCTGGCGTACGCCGGTTTCGGGCGACGGAACCGTTACACCGTCGATCATGGTATTGCTCAGGCGTGGCTCGGTGCCGCGAATCTGCACATACTTGCCTTCACCCTCATCGCGTTCGATGGTCACTGAAGCCATGCGACCGAGCGCGTCGGCAATGTTGGCGTTCGGCAAAGAGACGATCACGTCGGCAGGTAATACCTGCAGGATGTTTTCCGCGGCTAGCGTGCGGTTGATTGCTTCTGCTTCACCATGGGGGCGATCAGCACTGACGATAACGTCGTCGCTTGCGTTCGCGACTTTCAGCACGGCTTCGACGTGCGCAGTTTGACCCGCAACCACTGTGAACGAGGTGACGTAGGGCCCGAACCCCACGTAAGACACGGTGAGGGTGTAGGTTCCAGGGTTGACTTCCTGAATATTGAATTCTCCCAGTTCGTTGGTACTGATCGGGCGACCTTGAGGTTGCAGTTCGATCTTTGCACCCTGCAGAACTGCTCCGCCGGAGTCTTTTACAACACCGCTGATTATGCCTTTAGTGGATTGGCTGAATGCCGGACTCAACGCGACAACACAAGAGAGCAGCACTGACAGAAAGAAGAATGGCTTACGCATGGCACTCCTAAACCCAGCTCTGAGCCGGAAACTCGAACGAATCGAGGCTTCATTAATGCTGTGTGAAGCGTAGAAGTGCCAGTTGAAGATCCGTTGACAGCCGCATGAATATCGAGTTACTTCGTTTGAGGGTCGCGCGGCGCGCGGAGAAAGGACGAGCTGTGCGATCAAGGTGCAGGACGAGTTATGAAACTAGCCTGAAGAGCCTCGTTGGCCTAGCCTCGTCAATCATTGATCGCCTGGTAAGCCAGCGTCTTTACCACGTTCTGAATATTGACATCGCCTGCCGGGTGCAACTGCACCATGAAGATCACGATCATCTGTTCTTTCGGGTCAATAGTGAAGGTGGTGTAGAAAAACCCGCCCCACCCAAACTCGCCGGGCGTACCGAGTTCATCCAGCGGAGCTTTCGTGCCATCGATACCGAAGCCCAGCCCAAATCCCTGCTCCGGCCCAATCTTCCCCAGTTGGTCGTGCGTCATCAACTCTATTGTCTTGCGGCTCAACAGGTGCTTCCCATTGATCGTGCCATTGTCGAGCACCATTTGACAGAACCGCGCATAGTCCTCCGCGGTGGATACTAGGCCGCCGCCGCCTGAGAAGAGCTTCTTCGGTCCGTTGTATGGATAATCCGCTGAGTAAGTCAGGAAACCGTCCACGACCGGCTTGTCAGGAAAGCGGGTCATTTTGCCGTCGAAGATCCCGTATGCGGTAGCCAGCCTGCTCACCTTCTCCTGCGGAGGAAAGAAGTACGTATCTTTCATCCCTAGCGGCTCAAAAATGCGCGCCCTGAGAAACTCATCCAGCGGCATCCCCGACACTACTTCGACGAGCCGCCCCAGTACATCCACGCCTAATGAATACTCCCAACGCTCACCCGGATTGAAGAGGAGTGGCTGAGCGGCCAATCGCTTCACGCTGTCGGCGATTGTGCCGTCGTATTGCATGATCCCAGTCGCGACATTTGCGTCGTCATACATTTTTCCCAGGTCTTGATTCCAGTTGTACGTCAGACCCGACGTATGCCGCAGCAGATCGCGAATCGTAATCTCACGCGTTGCCGGAATCGAATAAGCTGCGCCCCCGTTCGCAGGTTTTACCAGCACCTTGGGATTCTTGAATTCGGGCAGATACTTCGAGATTGGATCTTCGAGCTGAAACTTCCCTTCCTCATACAGCATCATCACGGCCACCGTGGTGATCGGCTTTGTCATCGAGCAGATCCGGAACATCGCATCCTGTGGCATCGGCTTGGCGGACTCGCGGTCCAGCATGCCCTGGCCCTTCACCCACGCAACTTTGCCATGCCGGACCACCATCGTGACCGCGCCGGCAATCTGCTGGTCCTTGATGCTCTGGTCCACCGCTACGGCAATCCGCTGCAGCCGTTCTGACGACAACCCGACCGATTCGGGCGAGGCAGTCGGCAACTGCTGCCCAATTGCCATCGATCCCGCGACACTCGACAGAACAAAACAAACAAATGCGCACGACCTGCGCAAACCGGCAACGGTAAGGGTCATCGAAACTCTCCCATCTTCGAGCACACAAATTCTAACCGCTCAACCGGGAGTTCCTTCTGGAATGAATGTGAAGTTAGTCAGTCGCGAAAGTGCGATTCCCAAGACTGATGCAAAGCTGCACGTTATTCGATGCGCAGGGCTCGCACGGGGTCGATGGAGGCCGCACGCCGCGCCGGAATGATTCCAGCAATGGCAGCCGCGAGCACGAGCACTCCAATGGCGATGGCCATGACCGGAACATTTACGCTGGTGATCTCGTAGAGCTGCGATTTGACGTAGCGCACGCAGAAGATGGCAATCGGGATTCCAATCGCGAGGCCGATGATGGTCTGGAGCATGGCTCCGCGCATGATGGTGGCGATAACGCGGCTGCGTGCAGCGCCGAGTGCCATGCGGATGCCGATTTCCGGCGTGCGGCGGACGACCGTGTAGGCGGTGACGCCATAGAGCCCAATGGCGGCAAGAAGAAGCGCAAGCATACCGAAGAGAGAAGTGAGGCGCGCGATCAGCCGTTCCTCGATGAACCGATCGTCAATCTGCTGCTGGAAGGTCTGAAATTTAACGATGGTGAGATTGGGATTGATGCTCGCCAAGGTGCTACTGACAATCTTCTCAAAGCCGGGAACAGGGCGGTTGGTCTGAATAACCAGTGCGCCGGCAAACATGGATTGATCCTTTTCGAGAGGACTGTCTGGGTCGTTCACATTGCCTGCGCGCTGTGTCAGAGGAAGGAAGTACATAGCGTGATCTTTCCAGTAGACACTCGTGTAGGTAGTGTCTTCTACGACGCCGACGATCTCATGCGATCCATCGAGGCCCACCTGGTGTGGACCGGAGAAGCCGAAACGATGACCGATTGGGTTGCGCTTGCCGAAGAATTGCTTGACGAATTCCTGGTTGACGACGGCGACGGGAGGCGCATTCAGCGTGTCCTGCAATGTAAAGCCGCGGCCCATAACAACGTGGGTACCAACGGAGTCGAAGTACTCCGCGGTACCTTTCACCCAGGATGCGCCTTTGTTCAGGTCTGGGTCGCCCTGAACTTTTACGCCGGATCCCCAGTTGTTTTCTTCCATCGGCGTGTAGGTGGAGAGGCCGACCTTAACAACGCCGGGGATGGCATGGAAGCGGTCTACGATGGCCTGATACAGAGGCTCGACCTCTGTGTTCTTGTAGCCGGCGGCTTGCGGATTGATGTGGGCGATGTAGCGATTGGTGGCATCCAGTCGCATGTCGACGTTTTGAGCTTTGTTGAGACTCTGCACGAAGAGGCCAGCAGCAACGAGCAGCACAAGGGAAAGCGCGGCCTGGAGGACAACCAGTGCACGCTGAAGGAAGGATGCTCCGTGAGCGGTGGTGCGTGCGTTGGCGCGCAGCGATTCGACGGGCTGGGTGCGCGCGGCCATTAGGGCGGGCGCGAGACCAAAGAGAACTCCCGTAATGAGCGAAAGCGCAAACGAAAAACCGATGACCAGTGGAGAGGGCGAGGCTGACACCGGCATGTTTTCCTGGTTTGGAAATGCGAGAGCAAGTAGCGCGTGTGCTCCCAGATAGGAGACAGCGAGGCCTAGCAAGCCACCAAGGCCCGAGAGAAGAACACTTTCAGTAAGGAGTTGGCGGACGATACGGCTGCGCTGGGCTCCAAGTGCGGAGCGGATGGAAAGCTCAGCGCGACGGCTCATGCCGCGCACCAGCAACAGGTTGGCGATGTTAGCGCAGGCGACGAGAAGGACGAGACCGGCGATCCATTGCAAGAGCTTGAGATGGTCTTTGTATCCATCCTGCATATTCTGGATACCGCCACCGCCCGGCGTGAGTACAACATGAGTGCGGGGCAGAGCTTCCTTGGCGCGCTGATCGGTAAATGTCTTGAGTGGCGCGAAAGTCTGCTTGAGCAGCGCACTAGCCTTGGCCTGAAGGGCTGGCACGGAAGTTCCCGGCTTCACGCGACCGATAATGTACGCCCACTGGCTGTCAGGATCGGTGAAGTACGGTGCACCTATAACCGGATCCATCGTATTCATGGGAAGGTAGTACCGGGGCGGATTGGTATCGATGCGATCCCCGTAGAATCCCTTGGGCGCAATACCTATGATGGTGGCCGGTTTGGTATTGATGTAGAACTCGCTGCCCACAACGCTGGGATCGCCCGCATAATCCTGCATCCATGCGTCATAGCTCATGACGGCGGTAATGGGTGCGCCCTTCTGGTCGTCGGCGTCGATAAAAAGCCGGCCGGCTGCGGGCGAGAGACCGAAGACTCGAAAGTAGTTACCCGAGACGAAGGTTCCCATAACAGATTTGGCGATGGTCTGGGGTCCGGAACGACGCACGGTAATGGGCCGCCAGGCGTAGCCGGATTCCATCGCGGCCAACTCCTCGAACTCTGGAAGGTTCTTCTTGAACATGTAGTACGTGTCCGTGGCGAAGAGCGAGTAGTCCCCCTCCTTATTCCAACCGCCATTGACGCAGCAATCGTCTGTATCGCCGATGCGGATGAGGGTCTTGGGATCTGTTACCGGCAGGTTATGGAGGAGGATTGCATTGACCAGCGTGAATATCGCCGCGTTGGCACCGATGCCGAGGGCGAGCGTGAGCAGCACGGTCGCCGTGAACCCCGGCGTCTTACGCAACTGGCGAAAAGCATAACCCAGATCCTGCAGCAGAATTCGCAAGGGGGGACCTCCACACACGTAACCTTGAACAAAACAAGAGCATGTCGCGTGCCAAAGGAATTTCGCCACAGACGCTTGAAATCAACAAATTAGCCATCTCAGCGTCGCGAAGTTGCGTTCACAAGTGAGAAAGAGTGTTCGAAGTCGGACGCTTTGCGTTAGAAGGTGGAAAGACTTTGTGATTCGGTGGACCAGCGTCCCCCGCAAATCAAAAAGATTGAATGGCCTTAACTATCGTTTCACGCTCGACCGCAGTTGAGCACCGCAGAGCCGACATGGCGACTCACGGTTTTTGCGCAGCGCGGATAACTATGACAGAACGGGCATCCAAGGAAACTTGGATGCCCGTAAACGTCAGGAATACGGCTGAAGGTTGAGACTACTGGGCAGCGATAGCGCAGGCGCCGGCAGGCGATGAAGATGGAGCGCCCCAACTCGAGCTGTAGTCCGTTCCCATTGCACTCTTCCACCCTGAGAAACTTACTTTCGAACCGTTTACCAGCTCGAATGCAGACGTCGTATGCGGGTCGTACCAACGATTGCTTCCTGCGTTCAATGTGCTCTTGAAGTCATAAAAGGCTCCGCTACTCAGGTACGTTCCAAACACATGCTGACCCGAGTTGCTGTCCACCACGACGTTCCCCGTCATGACCGTGTCGTTCGTATATATGTTGTAGTACGCACCGCTTTGCCAGTCGCGAATTACGTGGCCGCCACTTCTGCCGCCGAGAAAAATCTGTGCGTCATACTGTTGACCTGAAGTTCCGTTGTTATAGAAGGTGTTGCTTTTGAAAGTGACTTTCGCCGCGTTGAGCAACTCCACGCCTGCCCGCGAGTTGCACAGGTGGCTATTCTCCACTGTAATCGGCCCCTCACTTGCTTCGAGCTGCAAATCGGCCAATTCGTTATTAGAGAGATAGACGCCGTTGATTGTGATGTTCTTATTGTCTGTATCGAACCACAAGCCTTGCGCCTGGTTGCCGTAGGAGTGGTGATTCAGTACCGTCGCGGTGTGCATCAACATCGACTTGAAGCCACCCATACCCCAATCGAGAAGACCCCCTTCGGCTCCTCTCCAGTTGTTGTAATCGGTCTTGTTGTTTTCCCAGAGGGAATTTGTATCCTGATAACCGTGAAAACCCACACCACCGTTGTGGCTCCCAACAGAATTCTGCACGGTGATATTGTTGCTGTTTGAGATTTCCAATCCACCCCAGTTGTTCCAGACCGCTTGAACATTGTCGACCAGCACGCCTGAGCTGTTAGAGATGACTGCAGCATTTTGATTTACACAGCTTCTTGCATGCTCAATCACCATGCCACGAACAACCACATTGCTGCGTCCGGATATGCTCAAGATCTGCGAGCGAGTTGCAACCTCCACACTTGCTGTTGACATGTTGGTGTTTACCGGAGGCTTGATAAGTAGTTGATTTGAGCTTTCATTCACATAAAATTTGCCGGGACTTAACGATGACGAGGACAAAACCTGTGTGAGCGAGTTGCCATTCACGAAAACCATCTCTGTTCGACGCGCAAGGGTCGACATGGATGGCCAACCAGAAGGTGTCGGGCACGTGCCGAAATTGTAGGTCCACGCGTGGGAGTAGACACCACCGGATTGGGCGCTCCAGCCGCCACTTATTGCGTCCGAGCCAGAAATGTAGGTGGTGCCCGTCGTGGCTGCCTCGATCGTCAGCGGAGCGGCAGTTTGACTCGCTCCAATGTTAAGGGACTCACGATATACACCGGGATTAACGATGATTTTCGCGCCAACGTTCAGTTGATTTTTCAAGGTTGCCAGATTGATCGCGGACTGAATCGTTTGAAGAGGCGCAACGCTCGTACCCACGGAGTTAATCTTTGCGAGGGCGGCGTTTGCGCTCATTGTAGTCATGGCATTGAGAGCGGCATCGGAGCCTTTTTCGCTATCTACATAGATTGCGGGGTTTTGGCTTTCAGTGATGTTCGCTTGGCAGCGCGCACGGGCTCCGGCAAAAGCCAGAGTCGCAAGAAACATGGCGGTGATGAATTTTGTTGACTGCATGTGAGAGCCTCTGCGGGTTAAATAAACGGTGATCAATCTCTCGGCCGCAATGGCCGGGAACAGCTCGAACTCGCATCACAGATAGCGCTCTCGTGCATAGGTCCGCTAACTGAACGAGCTCAAACCAAGGCGCAAAGGCAAAACAAAGCCCTAGTTGGGCAAAAATAGACGGGACGGCTTTTCTGGCGTTTCGATCCGTTTTTCCGTGGGGTGGCCGTGCTTACGATGATTCTGCGACTGCCGAGCCGGAAGGAATGTGTCGTCGGTCACTTGACCGGCTATATCGTTTGGTTCGGCGATTCGCAAATCGGATTGCGTGGCAGCGGTCGACGCCGCAATGCAGATACAGCTTTTCTTACAAAGAGTTCCAGCGATTCCTTTAGCTGCGAAAGGGATCGTTAAGTCGCTGTCGTTCTGTAGAAGTGAGGGCGTTTGCGGAACCTTAGAAATATTTTCCAATCGACTGTGTGCAGGATGCCGCTTTAGGCATCTATTGATATGTACGGTGGCCGCCACACGGTGGCGTATGTCTGCGGGCTTGTAGTCGCTGGAGCGAGTGATCGCGACAAAAGCACAAGAAGCGGGATCGATCATCATAAGGCGCAACAAATGCCTCTGGAGTATTAAAGATTGGCCAAGACATTCGTCGCAGGGAAAAGCCGATCTTCACGAGAAACGCGAAGTTCGAGACCGATACACTTGTCCGTAAGGCGGCGCTTGAAGCACATCACCAACGGCCTTCGCCCGGTGCGCTGAATTGTCTAACAGCAAGAAACAAAACCAACTTTTTTATCTTTCAAAGCCGATTTTGAAAGTGCAAATTCAAGTGTTCGATGTGACCTTGCAGGGTCTCGAAACACCTCGAAATGCATAAATAGAGCGCATTCCTTGCTAACAGACTTACCTTTGCGATCCGCGGCTGGCGAGATCCCTATAAATTACAACGAACTCCCAAGGAATAACTGAAAGCCCTTGGATTTTGGGCGACGCCGCTGCCGCTTTGCGGTTGAAATCGCTTCGTGCTTGCAAGCCCACTTTGATGGTCTTGAAGAATCATACAAATAGTAGTTGGTCTGTGCAACCAAAAACCGACTCATATTTCTTCGTTCATTGTTTCTATCTCGAATAATGAAAAAACCCGTCCTCGGCAGGTCAATGGCAAGGGTATGGCGCAGGGACCGGTCGGCACCTTTCAAGCGGATTTTGAGTTTGGGCGTTGGCGCCAATAGGGTGCCGGACATATTGTTTTGTTACGTTTAACGCTTTCTGTTTTCCATAATTTCCATGTAGTTGACTGGATCTATGAGCGGCCGAGCATCTGAGGTATTCGAAGAGAGTATCGGAGTTTGTGGAACTGAACGCAGTTGTGGGACTGGCAAACCTGAAAGAGCCCCCGCTCGGTGGACTATTTTCGTCGAACTCGATTCGTCGAACTTTGCAATCAGGATCCTTTGTAGTTGGCGATCGATTCAGACTCATTTGTTGGATGCGTGAGGCGAATGTTCCCCCAAGCTTCCTAAATTAACGACACAACTTAGACGCGCTGAAGATCGCTCAACACTTAAATCACAGCCGGTGTCGCAGCGGCAGAAATACGGTTCAGTTTTTCTCCAGTGATGATGGATTCCATCTCGAAACTCGCTTCATTTCTTGTCCAGGCGGAAGGCAGCGGCCTGAAAGTCGCCTCTGAAATTGTCGTTAATGTCGAAGCCGTGATTCATCCACCATGCTCCACTGGCTATTGCAGGAGTTCCCTTCTCCACGGCGCCTTCGATGGGCGTGAGTGCATAATTCGCATCATGGTCGAGGCCCTTGAGCGTGAGCCGCGGGAATTTACGGCCCTCCTGCGTCGAGTGGATGAAAGCGAAGACCACCGACTGCGTCTTGTCGCGATTGACGGTTTCAGTGGCAGAGAACTCGCTACCGTTCAGCGGTGAGATAAGCCGATAAAGGTCCCCTTGCACGATCGTTGGCTGAACCTGGTGGTAGGCAGCGATGAGGCGCTTGGCGGAGGTCATCTCCTCATCGGTCCACTTGCTGATGTTGGCGCCAATGCCGAGCGAACCTTGCATAGAGCTGAGCATTCGGTAACTGAGCGAGGTAGCGCGTTTATTCAACCAGTGAGGCGAGTCGGTGACCCAGGCCATCATGATCTGTGGCGTATACGCATAGGTGAAGCCGTCCTGCTGTGAGAGGCGATCAAAAGGATCCGTGTTGTCGGAGGGCCACACCTCGTCGGCGTACTGGAGAATGCCGAGATCGACGCGACCACCGCCGCCGGAGCAGGACTCGAGTTCGACCTTCGGGTGGCGCTTCTTGAGTTCGGCAAGAATAGCGTACAAGTTACGCGTGAACTCGACGTAGACCTTCTTTTGCTCGGCTGCCGGTAGCTGGTCCCAGCCGGGCTCGCTCCAGTTGCGGTTGTAGTCCCACTTAAGGAAAGCGATGTCGTTCTCGGTAAGAAGCTTGTCGAGGAATCCGAGGATGTAGTCGCGAGTGTCTGGGCGCGCGAGGTTCAGCACAAGCTGGTTGCGCTGCTCAGAGCGCGGACGACCGGGGAAGTTGAGCACCCAATCGGGGTGCTTGCGGTAGAGATCGGAGTCGGGGTTGACCATCTCTGGCTCGACCCATAGTCCAAAGTCCATGCCGAGGGCGTGAACTTTGTCGATGAGGGGCTTGAGGCCGTGGGGAAACTTCTGCGGGTTCACGTACCAGTCGCCGAGTCCGGCATGGTCGTCCTTGCGCTGGCCAAACCAGCCGTCATCCATCACGAAGCGGTCGACGCCCAGGGCCGCGGCTTTCTCCGCAAGCGCAATCTGACCTTCTTCTGTGACGCTGAATTCGGTAGCTTCCCACGAGTTGTAAATCACAGGGCGCGGCTTGGGTGCGCCAGAATCGCCACCGCCAACACGATGCGGAAGGATATGCGCAAGTTCATATTGGTGGAGAATGCGCGAAGCGCCGCCGAGGCCGTGGGCACTGTATCCGCCGTAGAAGATCGGCGTCTCGAGCGACTGACCGGTTTGAAGGACGTAGCCAAAATCGAAGGGGTTGAAGCCACCGGTTACGCGGATGGCATCGAGTTGATCTTGTTCCACGACGATGCGCCACGAGCCGCTCCACGCGAGCGCGCCAAACCAGACTTCGCCCGAGTTCTCATCGGGTTTGTCGCCCGCTTGAATCGCGAACCACGGATTGGCCTGGTGACCGGTGGATCCGCGGCGGCTTTCGATGACACGTGCGCCGGGATGCAGGGCTTCCTGCGTGAGAGTCCACTCGCCTGCCCAGCGGCCAGTGAGGTAGTTGA
It encodes:
- a CDS encoding metallophosphoesterase, which produces MTFIRTRLLTFATIAGGVCFLSAAGLQATAQSLQASNSIVPPSNLALEQDEKSSKLRPEDLPTNSLISKPGPSFVVQEKELVAGGMVIAFGDQRFTDPANVKVTNPRVRQLMVQKIAEEHPDAILMNGDIPYSGDVVNDYEVFKTESAIWRSEHLRVYPALGNHEFHGDPQQALQHWWNAFPELQDRRWYSVELGKSIYTIALDSDASLAKGSDQLNWLDAQLTHLPKTTKFVVISMHHPPVADVQTRINVSHNPRPNEIVLRDELEALAPTIKARIIVCAGHIHNCERFARGDVTYLVSGGGAASPVQVERTPEDLYQGSEFPNYHFVEFTIHGKTLIGKMYRLADANAATPKWELKDSFEVKAK
- a CDS encoding TonB-dependent receptor, with translation MRKPFFFLSVLLSCVVALSPAFSQSTKGIISGVVKDSGGAVLQGAKIELQPQGRPISTNELGEFNIQEVNPGTYTLTVSYVGFGPYVTSFTVVAGQTAHVEAVLKVANASDDVIVSADRPHGEAEAINRTLAAENILQVLPADVIVSLPNANIADALGRMASVTIERDEGEGKYVQIRGTEPRLSNTMIDGVTVPSPETGVRQIKLDTIASDLVDSVEINKTLQANIDADGIGGSVNLVTKTAGEVPAATFYGVGGYTPIIGGRTVDQMGGTVGKRFGADKKLGLLLGGTYDFNGRGINDIEPSPTTSSAVPHYDSMDLRDYIYYRTRWGMTASADYKLREGSDISIRGLFSTFRNWGNKWVYTLNDGDVPQYSQDWRRPNMAVGSLALQGKHVFNASTVNWSVSAGRSRSLSGSGSVKYSWVGDPNIDCTNVPGVSVNRPGWSSGCFGPGADNSEDPNNYKLKAFAPPTFGKSAQVNLQASASYARFYHIGTHFGTIEFGGKIRSAHKFDDTYDESFTPSGTTLVAAHPEWDSDFTDPNYYDKTYHYGPVTDYNKVESYVNHNAGGFTLSGGPGVNPNNYDFVERIPAGYVMNTIELGSRLRLVTGIRFEATHLDTLSFDPNLNPAPTTLTFKAGGDSLDVLPSASLRFAVDKDSDLRLVYGRGLARPDPQDVTAAVGQPDITTTPATVSIGNPNLKAEYANNYDILYERSFNNAGLLQAGYFYKDISNPIVTLQTLTTNYKYNPGAPTLVSEPSNAGSAHVQGIEVGFQQRFSYLPGAFRGAGLSANYSYTNSQANEVDPLRTDSPAMLRQAPNSWNISPTFDTKKFSMRVGMTFDDKMIYAYQYENLAYVYDDNGNPVLNPNGTQETTPNPQVNGVAGPAGDNYLYSHFQFDTQASYKLPWGFQVYGYGLNLNNEVFGFYNGSPQYVVQREYYHPTYAGGLRWTSHHE
- a CDS encoding serine hydrolase domain-containing protein; the encoded protein is MTLTVAGLRRSCAFVCFVLSSVAGSMAIGQQLPTASPESVGLSSERLQRIAVAVDQSIKDQQIAGAVTMVVRHGKVAWVKGQGMLDRESAKPMPQDAMFRICSMTKPITTVAVMMLYEEGKFQLEDPISKYLPEFKNPKVLVKPANGGAAYSIPATREITIRDLLRHTSGLTYNWNQDLGKMYDDANVATGIMQYDGTIADSVKRLAAQPLLFNPGERWEYSLGVDVLGRLVEVVSGMPLDEFLRARIFEPLGMKDTYFFPPQEKVSRLATAYGIFDGKMTRFPDKPVVDGFLTYSADYPYNGPKKLFSGGGGLVSTAEDYARFCQMVLDNGTINGKHLLSRKTIELMTHDQLGKIGPEQGFGLGFGIDGTKAPLDELGTPGEFGWGGFFYTTFTIDPKEQMIVIFMVQLHPAGDVNIQNVVKTLAYQAIND